One window of the Thermococcus sp. P6 genome contains the following:
- a CDS encoding MFS transporter — protein MEEEKKIFGISWNVFLLGIVSFLNDMSSEMIAPIVPGYLMEVLHTGKLLGGFVMGAIESTSSLFKVVFGYVSDRFKKRKAFVLTGYALSTLSKGALAFTRYWWDFLLLRTLDRIGKGIRTAPRDALIAESSEKGRTGKSFGFHRMMDTLGAVAGPLVAIGLIELLKGIPPERAYRYVFLLSAIPGTLAVAVILLFVKDRGKEVRKKIQGVSALRDRNLLLFLVVVAVGALGRYSYAFTLWKAQELGYSIVQGMAFYALFNLIYALSAYPIGNYSDSFGKKRMVTLGFGIASMAALSFAYARDLYTLMGAFVLYGVYIAIEDTVPRAYMADLAKDYEKGTVIGAYHTVFGVLVFPASVIAGFLWTRFSLTASFLFSALMNAVAMVLMIQIRE, from the coding sequence ATGGAGGAGGAGAAGAAGATCTTCGGCATTAGCTGGAACGTTTTCCTGCTTGGAATAGTCAGCTTTCTCAACGACATGAGCAGCGAGATGATAGCACCGATCGTGCCGGGCTACCTCATGGAGGTCCTTCACACCGGGAAGCTCCTCGGCGGTTTCGTCATGGGGGCCATAGAGAGCACGAGCTCGCTCTTCAAGGTGGTCTTCGGTTACGTGAGCGACCGCTTTAAGAAGAGGAAGGCCTTCGTCCTCACGGGCTACGCCCTCTCGACCCTCTCGAAGGGAGCCCTCGCATTCACCCGCTACTGGTGGGACTTCCTCCTGCTCAGAACCCTTGACAGGATTGGCAAGGGGATAAGAACCGCCCCGAGGGATGCCCTCATAGCCGAGTCGAGCGAGAAGGGCAGGACCGGAAAATCCTTCGGCTTCCACAGGATGATGGATACCCTCGGAGCCGTGGCGGGACCTCTGGTGGCGATAGGCCTGATCGAGCTCCTAAAAGGGATCCCGCCCGAGAGGGCCTACCGCTACGTCTTCCTGCTCTCGGCCATTCCCGGGACGCTTGCCGTCGCGGTGATACTCCTCTTCGTGAAGGACAGGGGAAAGGAGGTCAGGAAGAAGATTCAGGGGGTCTCGGCCCTGAGGGACAGGAACCTGCTGCTCTTTCTGGTAGTGGTTGCCGTCGGCGCCCTCGGGAGGTACAGCTACGCCTTCACGCTCTGGAAGGCTCAGGAGCTCGGCTACTCCATCGTCCAGGGCATGGCTTTCTACGCCCTCTTCAACCTCATCTACGCCCTCTCCGCGTATCCAATAGGGAACTACTCGGACAGTTTCGGCAAGAAGAGGATGGTAACCCTCGGCTTTGGGATCGCCTCCATGGCTGCACTGAGTTTCGCCTACGCGCGGGACCTCTACACCCTGATGGGAGCCTTCGTCCTCTACGGGGTTTACATAGCGATAGAGGACACCGTTCCGAGGGCCTACATGGCGGATCTGGCAAAGGACTACGAGAAGGGGACGGTCATAGGGGCCTATCACACGGTCTTCGGCGTGCTCGTGTTTCCAGCATCTGTCATAGCGGGCTTTCTGTGGACGAGGTTCTCGTTAACGGCAAGCTTCCTCTTTTCCGCCCTTATGAACGCCGTCGCCATGGTCCTGATGATCCAGATAAGGGAGTGA
- a CDS encoding PaaI family thioesterase: MEQRTHRLASERLVGKPVRIEKGLSEVVLKTSGEMAVDEYGLVHGGFTFGLADYAAMLAVNEPTVVLGKAEVRFLKPVKAGETLRARAEVVEDHGRKKIVRAEVFNGKNERVFEGTFHCYVLERHVLE; encoded by the coding sequence ATGGAACAGAGAACCCACAGGCTGGCTTCGGAAAGGCTCGTCGGGAAGCCGGTGAGGATAGAAAAAGGTCTGTCCGAGGTAGTCCTGAAGACGTCAGGGGAGATGGCGGTTGACGAGTACGGCCTCGTCCACGGGGGCTTCACCTTCGGGCTGGCAGATTACGCCGCCATGCTCGCGGTGAACGAACCAACCGTCGTTCTCGGAAAGGCTGAGGTCAGGTTCCTGAAGCCTGTGAAGGCGGGAGAAACCCTCAGGGCCAGGGCCGAAGTGGTTGAAGATCACGGCCGGAAGAAGATCGTCAGGGCGGAGGTCTTCAACGGAAAGAACGAGCGGGTCTTCGAGGGGACCTTCCACTGTTACGTCCTCGAAAGGCACGTGCTCGAGTAG
- a CDS encoding DUF2240 family protein: MHPLKRAVEYKGSAEFTRSELVGILAFSLRLMDVKSAKELIEQSIKKGLLTEREGKLLVNGSMLKDEGGDPFEEMVEYISASLGWERDEVMKGIRGMRERYGDLDEKLLAYLFGMSMGLDMSRFRDVLEL; the protein is encoded by the coding sequence TTGCACCCGCTCAAACGGGCCGTTGAGTACAAGGGCTCGGCCGAGTTCACCCGTAGCGAGCTCGTTGGCATACTCGCCTTCAGCCTCCGCCTGATGGACGTTAAATCCGCCAAGGAGCTTATAGAACAGTCCATAAAGAAGGGCCTCTTAACAGAACGGGAAGGAAAGCTCCTCGTCAACGGGTCCATGCTGAAGGATGAAGGGGGAGACCCCTTCGAGGAGATGGTGGAGTACATCTCGGCCTCCCTTGGGTGGGAGAGGGACGAGGTGATGAAGGGCATAAGGGGAATGCGCGAGCGCTACGGCGATCTCGATGAGAAGCTTCTGGCTTACCTCTTCGGTATGAGCATGGGGCTCGACATGTCCCGGTTCAGGGATGTGCTCGAGCTTTGA
- a CDS encoding nicotinamidase gives MPEEALIVVDMQRDFMPGGALPVPGGDRIIPRCNDYIREFMKRGALIVATRDWHPENHISFRERGGPWPKHCVQGTEGAEFVVELPADAVVISKATEPDKEAYSGFEGTDLEEILRKHGVKRVYICGVATEYCVRATALDAVKRGFETYLLRDAVKGIKPLDEERALKELERAGVRIL, from the coding sequence ATGCCGGAGGAGGCCCTGATAGTTGTGGACATGCAGCGCGACTTCATGCCCGGGGGAGCCCTGCCCGTTCCCGGTGGAGACAGGATAATCCCGAGGTGCAACGACTACATAAGGGAGTTCATGAAGAGGGGGGCCCTTATAGTTGCCACCCGCGACTGGCATCCGGAAAACCACATCAGCTTCAGGGAGAGGGGCGGGCCGTGGCCGAAGCACTGCGTTCAGGGTACCGAGGGGGCGGAGTTCGTGGTTGAGCTACCGGCGGACGCTGTAGTGATCTCGAAGGCTACGGAGCCGGATAAGGAGGCCTACTCGGGCTTTGAGGGGACGGATCTTGAGGAGATACTCAGAAAACACGGGGTGAAGCGCGTCTACATCTGCGGGGTTGCGACCGAATACTGCGTGAGGGCCACGGCTCTGGACGCTGTAAAACGCGGTTTTGAGACATATCTCCTGAGGGATGCTGTTAAGGGGATTAAGCCACTGGACGAGGAGAGGGCCCTGAAGGAGCTTGAGCGGGCTGGCGTGAGGATTCTTTAG
- a CDS encoding AI-2E family transporter — MRVEGFVWLSIVVLILYLAWGTVSPLITPIFFGLILAYAVHPLHRLLRSRAGKRASAVILTLGMIGLGGVLTLGLFTVTYRVAFSLYRNVEVFFDWLMALPLPGDLLEFVQNFSDQLIPRLSEYVSEWSLSIPAYLLQLVVFLFTFYYALVFSEEIVAEIRSLIPEENRRLGEELLESLNKTLGALVRAWLVLNILKGFLMTLGFLIFGVSDLYTAIVAGFLTFVFSFVPLFEGWMIWLAAGIYFASKGMYFHAAGISLYGFLLVSPMPDYTIRPMMVARDTDLDETLVFLGMVGGTWAMGVKGLIIGPIALNLLLVILKEWKRVVAKESSRQPAQAPSGPSPRPVA, encoded by the coding sequence ATGAGGGTCGAAGGTTTCGTCTGGCTGTCCATCGTGGTCCTGATACTCTACCTCGCGTGGGGAACGGTAAGTCCCCTGATAACCCCCATATTCTTCGGCCTCATCCTCGCCTACGCGGTCCATCCCCTGCACAGACTTCTGAGATCAAGGGCCGGAAAGAGGGCCTCGGCGGTGATCCTGACCCTCGGGATGATTGGCCTCGGCGGGGTTCTGACCCTTGGGTTATTCACCGTAACCTACAGGGTTGCCTTCTCGCTTTACCGGAACGTCGAGGTTTTCTTTGACTGGCTCATGGCCCTGCCCCTTCCCGGGGACCTTCTCGAATTCGTCCAGAACTTCTCCGATCAGCTGATCCCGAGGCTCTCGGAATACGTATCGGAGTGGAGCCTCTCCATTCCTGCCTACCTCCTCCAGCTCGTGGTTTTCCTCTTCACCTTCTACTACGCACTGGTCTTTTCGGAGGAGATAGTAGCGGAGATAAGAAGCCTGATACCCGAGGAAAACCGCCGTCTCGGTGAGGAGCTCCTCGAGAGCCTCAACAAAACGCTCGGGGCGCTCGTGAGGGCATGGCTTGTGCTCAACATCCTAAAGGGCTTCCTGATGACGCTCGGCTTCCTGATATTCGGCGTTTCCGACCTCTACACGGCCATAGTTGCTGGGTTCCTGACCTTTGTGTTCTCCTTCGTTCCGCTCTTCGAGGGCTGGATGATATGGCTCGCGGCCGGGATCTACTTCGCGAGCAAGGGAATGTACTTCCACGCGGCTGGGATATCCCTCTACGGCTTCCTGCTGGTTTCCCCCATGCCGGATTACACGATAAGGCCCATGATGGTGGCGAGGGATACCGACCTCGACGAGACCCTGGTCTTCCTCGGAATGGTGGGCGGGACGTGGGCCATGGGCGTTAAGGGACTCATAATCGGCCCAATAGCCCTGAACCTTCTCCTCGTTATCCTGAAAGAGTGGAAGAGGGTCGTGGCTAAAGAATCCTCACGCCAGCCCGCTCAAGCTCCTTCAGGGCCCTCTCCTCGTCCAGTGGCTTAA